A genomic stretch from Dissulfurispira thermophila includes:
- the feoB gene encoding ferrous iron transport protein B has translation MHEHKPKTKRQPINLEKIALIGNPNVGKSVIFGLLTGKYVTVSNYPGTTVEITQGNISLGNKRLLLIDTPGVNSLIPMSEDEKVTRDILLTEAPSTVVQVGDAKNLKRTLLITLQLSEMGFPMVLALNMIDEAMDRGISIDIESLKNILGINVVGTVAPQRKGIKELKEAMVSPEKSKIQIKYNPVIEDYIQKISKLLPPSNISQRSLSIMILSEDESLRDWLKANVKEDALTEIERLRDECKLKFRDSVGYLINKTRIDAAEEIVSRVIKKSSTEGGKLLNFIGSISMHPVYGIPVLLAVLYGLYEFVGVFGAGTLVGFMEETIFNGYINPAATKVVKLLMPIELLQELLVGEYGLITVALTYAIAIILPITVTFFIAFAVLEDSGYLPRLAIMSNKVFNIIGLNGKAVLPMVLGLGCGTMAVMTSRILETKRDRIITTFLLALAIPCSAQLGVILGMLGALSLRATIIWVSTILVVLFISGFLASKIVSGERTEFFLEIPPIRMPNIMNIIVKTAGRVEWYLREAVPLFILGTFILFVLHKFNILIHLERLTSPVVVNLLNLPAKTSEAFILGFLRRDYGAAGLFTMAQQGMLTPIQSIVSLVTITLFVPCLANFFMIIKERGLKTALWIIAIVFPSAFLFGGMLNWILRYFNMSI, from the coding sequence TTGCACGAACATAAGCCAAAAACAAAAAGACAGCCTATTAATTTAGAAAAAATTGCACTTATCGGCAATCCAAATGTGGGTAAAAGCGTAATATTTGGCCTTCTCACAGGAAAATATGTAACTGTATCTAATTATCCCGGCACTACTGTGGAAATAACACAGGGTAATATATCTCTGGGAAACAAAAGATTGCTTCTAATAGATACACCCGGCGTTAACAGTCTTATCCCAATGAGCGAAGATGAAAAAGTAACAAGAGACATACTCCTCACCGAGGCGCCTTCTACAGTTGTGCAGGTGGGAGATGCAAAGAATCTTAAGAGGACACTTCTGATAACACTTCAACTCTCTGAGATGGGTTTTCCTATGGTTTTAGCTCTGAATATGATAGATGAAGCAATGGACAGAGGAATATCTATAGATATAGAAAGTCTAAAAAATATTCTTGGTATTAATGTAGTGGGCACTGTAGCGCCCCAAAGAAAGGGAATTAAAGAATTAAAAGAGGCTATGGTATCTCCGGAGAAGTCAAAGATACAGATAAAATACAACCCTGTAATCGAGGATTATATACAAAAAATTTCAAAACTTTTACCTCCATCAAATATTTCTCAACGCTCTCTTTCGATAATGATACTGTCAGAAGATGAAAGCCTCAGAGACTGGCTGAAGGCAAATGTAAAAGAAGATGCCTTGACAGAAATAGAAAGACTGCGAGACGAGTGCAAACTTAAGTTCAGAGATTCTGTTGGATATTTGATAAACAAGACAAGAATCGATGCAGCAGAAGAAATAGTCAGTAGAGTCATAAAAAAAAGCAGTACTGAAGGGGGGAAATTACTGAACTTTATAGGTAGCATAAGCATGCATCCTGTATATGGTATCCCTGTTTTACTGGCAGTATTGTATGGGCTTTATGAATTTGTAGGGGTATTCGGAGCTGGCACACTTGTAGGTTTCATGGAGGAAACCATATTCAATGGTTACATCAATCCAGCAGCTACAAAAGTTGTCAAACTCCTCATGCCAATAGAACTGTTACAAGAACTGCTTGTCGGTGAATATGGTCTTATAACAGTAGCACTAACATATGCCATTGCTATTATATTACCAATAACAGTAACTTTCTTTATAGCCTTTGCAGTCCTTGAAGATAGTGGATACTTGCCAAGACTCGCAATTATGAGCAACAAGGTATTTAATATAATAGGGCTCAATGGCAAAGCCGTACTCCCAATGGTTCTTGGTCTTGGATGTGGGACAATGGCAGTAATGACATCAAGAATATTGGAGACCAAAAGAGACAGGATAATCACCACATTTCTTTTAGCACTTGCTATACCTTGCTCAGCACAATTAGGGGTCATACTTGGAATGCTCGGTGCCCTCTCCTTAAGAGCTACAATAATATGGGTATCAACTATCCTCGTAGTTCTCTTTATTTCAGGTTTTCTTGCATCAAAAATTGTCAGTGGAGAACGGACAGAATTCTTCCTTGAAATACCACCTATCAGGATGCCAAATATAATGAATATCATAGTAAAAACAGCAGGTAGGGTTGAATGGTATCTGAGAGAGGCTGTACCACTCTTTATTCTTGGAACATTCATACTCTTTGTTTTGCATAAATTCAATATCCTTATTCACTTAGAAAGACTTACATCTCCTGTTGTAGTCAATTTACTCAACCTGCCTGCAAAGACATCAGAGGCATTCATCCTCGGATTTCTTAGAAGAGACTATGGTGCTGCAGGATTATTCACAATGGCACAACAAGGTATGTTAACCCCGATACAATCCATTGTCAGTCTTGTTACAATAACCCTTTTTGTTCCATGTCTTGCTAATTTCTTTATGATAATAAAAGAAAGGGGTCTAAAAACAGCCCTGTGGATTATAGCTATAGTATTCCCATCTGCTTTCTTATTCGGAGGGATGTTGAACTGGATATTACGATATTTTAATATGAGCATATGA
- the folP gene encoding dihydropteroate synthase, which translates to MGILNVTPDSFSDGGLFFSEKNAIEHALRLVEDGADIIDIGGESTRPGSEPVPVEEEIRRTIPVIKAISKEIKSPISIDTYKAEVARRALDAGASIVNDISGLRFDPDMPKVVSEYKVPVVIMHIKGRPKDMQQNPQYEALIPEIMDYLRVSIRLANKFGISGDKIIIDPGIGFGKTFEHNLEIIKNLKEFTLLGKPIAIGASRKAFIGKILGDAPPSERLEGTAAAVAICIFNGANIVRVHDVKEMARVAKVADAIKSGKI; encoded by the coding sequence ATGGGCATTCTTAATGTTACCCCTGATTCGTTTTCTGACGGGGGTCTTTTTTTTAGTGAAAAGAATGCCATTGAACATGCTCTCAGGCTTGTTGAAGATGGGGCAGATATTATAGATATTGGAGGTGAATCAACAAGGCCTGGATCTGAGCCTGTTCCAGTAGAAGAAGAAATCAGGCGCACAATACCTGTAATAAAGGCTATATCAAAAGAAATAAAAAGCCCAATCTCGATAGATACCTATAAGGCAGAGGTTGCAAGGCGTGCCCTTGATGCAGGGGCTTCGATAGTTAATGATATTAGTGGACTTCGCTTTGATCCTGACATGCCTAAGGTAGTTTCTGAATACAAGGTTCCTGTAGTAATCATGCACATAAAGGGAAGGCCAAAGGATATGCAGCAGAATCCCCAGTATGAGGCTTTGATCCCTGAGATCATGGATTATCTGAGAGTAAGCATAAGGCTTGCTAATAAATTCGGAATTTCAGGTGATAAGATTATCATTGACCCGGGCATTGGCTTTGGAAAAACATTTGAGCATAATCTTGAGATCATAAAAAATCTTAAGGAATTTACTCTTCTTGGGAAGCCTATTGCAATAGGTGCGTCGAGAAAGGCATTTATCGGAAAGATATTAGGTGATGCCCCTCCATCAGAAAGGCTCGAAGGCACTGCAGCGGCTGTTGCAATTTGCATATTCAATGGTGCAAATATTGTAAGGGTGCATGATGTGAAGGAAATGGCAAGGGTTGCAAAAGTTGCTGATGCCATAAAAAGCGGTAAAATTTAA
- a CDS encoding N-acetylmuramoyl-L-alanine amidase, which produces MNNLFTDMRGVVERFTICFSLFIALLTMFLISPVAAQVSNEQTVTIKVGKHSNFIRIVFLGIPDEYIQKASVILADNNVIKVDFRSSVVFKPHNKDILKSEVPLDIVSGIKIGVKGSSCSIIIENLDDINVLKLSAPARLVIDAYINKAIKEEMTVMDASIDGSSIPIETFVIDPGHGGYDSGIRGKNFIEKDFVMAFARDFSHILEKKGKKVFLTRKGDQVLSIKDRIKITNQKSPEIFISLHLSSKNEFVIYTAQKTGDVNQYRKDAASEQENNKNITNAIMSSVRDGLGIGVKNEKLPLSVIAYVNAPAILIELPNPEKFHYDKRNKERLINAILKWLSVKNSKGQVLTGEK; this is translated from the coding sequence ATGAACAATCTATTTACTGATATGCGTGGAGTGGTTGAAAGATTCACTATTTGTTTTTCTTTATTCATTGCTTTATTGACTATGTTTCTGATTTCTCCTGTTGCTGCACAGGTCAGTAACGAACAGACAGTAACTATAAAGGTTGGCAAGCATTCTAACTTTATAAGAATTGTTTTTTTAGGCATACCTGATGAATACATACAGAAGGCATCAGTAATACTTGCAGATAATAATGTTATCAAGGTTGATTTTCGGTCTTCTGTTGTTTTTAAGCCACATAATAAAGATATTCTAAAAAGTGAAGTTCCTCTTGATATAGTTTCGGGCATTAAGATTGGTGTAAAGGGCAGCAGTTGTTCGATTATTATAGAAAATCTTGATGATATAAATGTCTTGAAACTTTCGGCACCAGCGAGACTCGTCATAGATGCCTATATCAACAAGGCAATAAAAGAAGAGATGACCGTTATGGATGCGTCTATTGATGGTAGTTCTATCCCAATTGAAACATTTGTTATAGACCCTGGTCACGGTGGATATGACAGCGGGATTCGTGGCAAGAATTTTATAGAAAAAGATTTTGTGATGGCATTTGCAAGAGATTTTTCACATATACTCGAAAAAAAAGGCAAAAAGGTCTTTCTTACCAGAAAAGGTGACCAGGTTCTTTCGATAAAAGACAGAATCAAGATTACAAATCAGAAGTCTCCGGAAATCTTTATCAGTCTGCATTTATCGTCAAAGAATGAATTTGTTATATATACTGCACAAAAAACGGGAGATGTTAACCAATATAGAAAAGATGCCGCATCAGAACAGGAAAACAATAAGAATATCACGAATGCTATAATGAGTAGTGTAAGGGATGGACTTGGTATAGGTGTCAAAAATGAAAAATTGCCCTTGTCAGTGATAGCATATGTGAATGCGCCTGCCATTTTAATAGAACTACCAAATCCTGAAAAATTTCATTATGATAAAAGAAATAAAGAGCGACTGATAAATGCAATATTGAAATGGTTATCTGTTAAAAATAGTAAAGGACAGGTATTAACAGGTGAAAAATAA
- a CDS encoding DUF4160 domain-containing protein gives MGWRFFFYANEGTEPIHIRCKKCDRECKYWLDTENFVIEEVYSYKQYER, from the coding sequence ATGGGATGGAGGTTTTTCTTTTATGCAAATGAAGGAACCGAACCAATTCATATTCGTTGCAAGAAATGCGATAGGGAATGTAAATATTGGCTGGATACGGAAAACTTTGTGATTGAAGAAGTATACTCATACAAACAATATGAGCGGTAG
- a CDS encoding Fur family transcriptional regulator yields MEREKFKEFLITKGLKSTKERDEILNEVLAMKKHFDPEELFIRLKAKGSKVSRASVYRTIPLLLEIGIIEEVERTDRHAHYEIVSKDRHHDHMICMNCGNVIEFYSPTLEMLQDEICQKEKFQGLRHSLEIFGYCEKCRS; encoded by the coding sequence ATGGAAAGAGAAAAATTCAAGGAATTTCTGATTACAAAAGGTTTAAAATCAACAAAAGAGCGAGACGAGATACTAAACGAAGTGCTTGCCATGAAAAAGCACTTTGATCCAGAAGAATTATTTATAAGGCTAAAGGCAAAGGGGTCAAAAGTATCGAGGGCATCTGTCTATAGAACAATTCCTCTCTTGTTAGAGATAGGTATCATAGAAGAAGTCGAGCGTACTGACCGTCATGCACATTATGAGATAGTCTCAAAAGACAGGCACCATGATCACATGATATGTATGAACTGCGGCAATGTAATCGAATTTTATTCTCCTACCCTTGAAATGCTGCAGGACGAAATATGCCAAAAAGAAAAATTTCAAGGACTACGGCACAGTCTCGAGATCTTTGGGTATTGTGAAAAATGCAGAAGCTAA
- the rph gene encoding ribonuclease PH, translated as MRPDGRKNDELRKVEIKRDFIPSAEGSVLIEMGNTRVICTASIEDKVPPFLRDQKKGWVTAEYGMIPRATHTRSTRESTSGRIGGRTHEIQRLIGRSLRAVVDLELLGERTVWIDCDVIQADGGTRTASITGAFIALNDALYRAMRNGMIERNPVKDYLAAISVGVINGEPRLDLCYAEDSAAEVDMNVVMTGESKVVEIQGTAELEPFSRNMLDTLLSLAEKGVGELIKIQREIVKSNMLKY; from the coding sequence GTGAGACCTGATGGAAGAAAAAACGACGAGTTAAGAAAAGTAGAAATAAAGAGGGATTTTATACCCTCTGCTGAGGGATCTGTCCTGATAGAGATGGGCAATACAAGGGTAATATGCACAGCCTCTATAGAGGATAAGGTCCCTCCATTTTTGCGAGATCAGAAAAAAGGATGGGTAACTGCAGAATATGGCATGATTCCAAGGGCTACACATACGAGAAGTACGAGAGAGTCAACATCTGGGCGTATAGGTGGAAGGACACATGAAATCCAGAGATTAATAGGAAGGTCATTAAGGGCTGTTGTTGACCTCGAACTTCTTGGCGAAAGAACAGTATGGATTGATTGTGATGTGATACAGGCTGATGGAGGTACGAGGACCGCATCTATAACAGGAGCCTTTATAGCACTTAATGATGCATTATATCGTGCTATGAGAAATGGCATGATAGAAAGGAATCCTGTAAAGGATTATCTCGCTGCTATTAGTGTAGGTGTTATCAACGGTGAACCTCGCCTTGACCTCTGTTATGCAGAGGATTCTGCTGCAGAGGTAGATATGAATGTGGTAATGACAGGTGAGTCTAAAGTAGTAGAAATTCAGGGTACTGCTGAGTTAGAGCCATTTTCAAGGAATATGCTCGATACGCTCCTTTCACTTGCAGAGAAGGGTGTTGGAGAGTTGATTAAGATTCAGAGAGAGATAGTAAAGTCAAATATGTTAAAATATTAA
- a CDS encoding GerMN domain-containing protein, whose amino-acid sequence MKNKRNLLIALLLIFVAALSGWLFTRYYHSSLVKNDSPLIELRDGIPYDYQDQTTKTIGEDMIAVKIFYPSTDGETSEEKTVPNKLLPVAIADMIVEEYLKGLKDSVKDVKLLGVYKDRNNVFYIDLSDEIRRNFSGDAKQEYFLLKSLFDTVVTNIAQTEDVRLLIEGKEVESIGGHFLILYGLKGVL is encoded by the coding sequence GTGAAAAATAAAAGAAACTTATTGATAGCCCTGTTACTTATTTTTGTTGCAGCATTGTCAGGATGGCTGTTCACAAGGTATTATCATTCTTCATTAGTGAAAAACGATAGTCCATTAATCGAATTGAGAGATGGTATTCCCTATGATTATCAAGATCAAACGACAAAGACAATCGGTGAAGATATGATTGCAGTGAAGATATTTTATCCCTCTACTGATGGCGAGACATCTGAAGAGAAAACAGTTCCCAATAAACTGCTGCCTGTGGCAATAGCTGATATGATCGTTGAGGAATATCTGAAAGGGTTAAAGGATAGTGTAAAAGATGTGAAATTACTTGGTGTGTATAAGGACAGAAATAATGTGTTTTATATTGATCTTTCTGATGAGATTAGAAGAAATTTTTCAGGTGATGCAAAACAGGAATATTTTCTTTTGAAATCATTGTTTGATACAGTTGTCACAAATATAGCTCAAACAGAAGATGTAAGGTTATTAATAGAAGGTAAGGAAGTGGAGAGCATAGGAGGCCATTTTTTGATTTTATACGGTCTAAAGGGAGTGCTATGA
- a CDS encoding zinc-dependent alcohol dehydrogenase has protein sequence MPDTNLTSYLIKPGIIELRQTSVPKPSKDEVLVKVKAALTCGTDLKAFLRGHPMIPMPGVFGHEFSGVIVELGKGVKNFKIGDEIMAVHSAPCLKCKYCKKKLYNLCENIMDTKVLGAFAKYILLPSHIVKQNLFHKPANLSFEEAALLEPLSCVVHGMQGIDIKKGDRVLIIGTGPIGLLHLCIAKLKGAKVIITGLEQERLNLAKSLDAEMAVLPSELTDAVDKFTDGLGVDYVFECTGQIDVWETSVNYIRRGGTVILFGGVKKGTKVTYDTYRLHYDELTLKGVFHFTPHDVKIAYNLLKGTLNLSHLISGRYPLKDLNLALNRLSRGEGIKYAIIP, from the coding sequence ATGCCTGACACTAATCTTACAAGCTATCTAATAAAACCAGGAATAATTGAATTAAGGCAAACATCTGTTCCCAAACCTTCTAAAGACGAGGTGCTTGTGAAGGTAAAGGCAGCGCTCACTTGCGGCACAGATCTAAAAGCATTTCTGAGAGGACATCCAATGATTCCAATGCCTGGGGTATTTGGACATGAGTTTTCAGGTGTTATAGTAGAACTCGGCAAAGGAGTTAAAAACTTCAAAATCGGTGACGAAATAATGGCAGTTCACAGTGCACCATGCCTTAAATGCAAATATTGCAAAAAAAAGCTCTACAACCTCTGCGAAAATATAATGGACACAAAGGTCTTAGGCGCCTTTGCAAAATACATTCTATTGCCCTCACATATAGTCAAACAAAATCTCTTTCATAAGCCTGCGAATTTGAGTTTTGAAGAGGCAGCACTTCTTGAGCCTCTTTCATGCGTAGTGCATGGTATGCAAGGAATAGATATTAAAAAAGGAGACAGGGTATTAATAATTGGCACTGGTCCGATTGGGCTTTTACACCTCTGTATAGCAAAACTCAAAGGAGCAAAAGTCATTATTACAGGGCTTGAACAGGAGAGACTTAATCTCGCCAAAAGTCTTGATGCAGAAATGGCCGTGTTACCCTCAGAACTTACAGATGCTGTAGATAAATTTACTGATGGACTCGGCGTTGACTATGTTTTTGAATGCACAGGGCAGATAGATGTCTGGGAGACTTCTGTCAATTATATAAGAAGGGGAGGGACCGTCATTCTTTTTGGAGGAGTAAAAAAAGGGACAAAAGTCACATATGATACATACAGACTTCATTATGATGAATTAACATTAAAAGGGGTATTTCATTTTACTCCACACGATGTGAAAATTGCCTACAATCTATTAAAAGGTACACTGAACCTCTCGCATTTAATAAGCGGTCGCTATCCCTTAAAAGACCTTAATCTTGCACTTAATAGGCTCTCAAGAGGCGAAGGAATAAAATATGCGATTATTCCGTAA
- the ftsH gene encoding ATP-dependent zinc metalloprotease FtsH, whose translation MYKSLFVWLLIGMAMILVFNLFNVPPKNEKEIIFSEFISKVESGDVDEVIIKDNYITGRFKDGSKFRTYTVNYPDMVKELRDKNIKITARPPDQNPWYVNFFFSWGPIIFLVLVWIVFMRQMQMGGNKAMSFGKAKAKLVSDKAVKVTFADVAGIEEAKTEVEEIIEFLKDPQKFSKLGGKIPKGVLLVGPPGTGKTLLAKAIAGEAGVPFFSMSGSDFVEMFVGVGASRVRDLFEQAKKNAPCIIFIDEIDAVGRHRGAGLGGGHDEREQTLNALLVEMDGFEGNEGIIIIAATNRPDVLDPALLRPGRFDRQIVVPTPDVRGRLEILKVHTRNIPLADDLDLEKIARGTPGFSGADLANLVNEAALLAARKSKEKVDMSDFESAKDKVLMGVERRSMVLSDTEKRNTAYHEAGHALVAKLTPGTDPIHKVSIIPRGRALGVTQQLPIDDRYTYSKDYLEKTLNVLLGGRAAEEIALHHMTTGAGNDLERATELARKMVTEWGMSERLGPLTFGKKDEQIFLGREIAKHKDYSEKTAEEIDDEIKKIVTSAYERAKKILKDNYDLLDALAHALLERETMEGHDIDKLIEEARVVKA comes from the coding sequence ATGTATAAGAGTCTATTTGTCTGGTTGCTTATCGGGATGGCAATGATTCTTGTTTTTAATCTCTTTAATGTTCCACCCAAGAACGAAAAGGAGATAATATTCTCTGAGTTTATTTCAAAAGTGGAATCAGGAGATGTGGACGAGGTTATTATCAAGGATAATTATATTACTGGTAGATTTAAGGATGGGAGTAAGTTCAGGACATATACTGTGAATTATCCTGATATGGTCAAGGAGTTAAGAGATAAGAATATTAAAATAACTGCAAGACCTCCTGATCAAAATCCGTGGTATGTAAATTTTTTCTTTTCATGGGGTCCTATTATATTTCTTGTTCTTGTCTGGATTGTCTTTATGAGGCAGATGCAAATGGGCGGTAACAAGGCAATGTCTTTTGGAAAGGCAAAGGCTAAATTGGTCTCAGACAAAGCTGTAAAGGTTACATTTGCAGATGTTGCAGGCATAGAAGAGGCAAAGACAGAGGTTGAAGAGATAATCGAATTCCTTAAAGATCCACAAAAGTTTTCTAAACTTGGAGGGAAAATCCCCAAGGGTGTTTTGCTGGTTGGACCACCTGGAACAGGAAAGACCCTTCTTGCTAAGGCTATAGCAGGAGAGGCAGGGGTGCCATTTTTCTCAATGTCTGGTTCTGACTTTGTGGAGATGTTTGTCGGAGTTGGTGCATCAAGGGTAAGAGACCTCTTTGAACAGGCAAAAAAGAATGCACCGTGCATAATATTTATAGACGAAATAGACGCAGTTGGAAGACACAGAGGGGCTGGATTGGGTGGAGGTCATGATGAAAGAGAACAGACTCTAAATGCCCTTCTTGTTGAGATGGATGGTTTTGAAGGAAATGAGGGTATTATTATAATTGCTGCAACTAACAGACCCGATGTGCTTGACCCTGCACTTTTGAGGCCTGGAAGATTTGACAGACAGATAGTCGTACCAACTCCTGATGTAAGGGGCAGGCTTGAAATACTTAAGGTTCATACAAGAAATATCCCTCTTGCTGATGACCTTGATCTTGAAAAGATAGCAAGGGGGACACCCGGGTTTTCAGGTGCTGACCTTGCAAATCTTGTGAATGAAGCAGCATTGCTTGCTGCAAGAAAATCAAAAGAAAAGGTTGACATGTCAGATTTTGAATCTGCTAAGGATAAGGTATTGATGGGTGTCGAAAGGCGGAGTATGGTTTTGAGTGATACTGAAAAGCGAAATACTGCATATCATGAGGCAGGCCATGCCCTTGTTGCAAAGCTTACCCCGGGAACAGACCCTATACATAAAGTGAGTATAATACCAAGAGGAAGGGCACTCGGGGTTACACAGCAACTCCCAATAGATGACAGATATACATATTCAAAGGATTATCTCGAAAAGACCCTTAATGTACTTTTAGGGGGTAGGGCTGCTGAGGAGATAGCCTTACATCATATGACTACAGGAGCTGGAAATGATCTTGAAAGGGCTACAGAGCTCGCAAGAAAGATGGTTACTGAGTGGGGTATGAGTGAAAGATTAGGACCTCTTACCTTTGGCAAGAAAGACGAGCAGATATTTCTTGGCAGGGAAATAGCAAAACATAAGGACTATAGTGAGAAGACCGCTGAAGAGATTGATGATGAGATAAAAAAGATTGTTACGAGTGCATATGAAAGGGCAAAGAAGATACTTAAGGACAATTATGATCTCCTTGATGCCCTTGCACATGCCCTTCTCGAGAGAGAGACCATGGAAGGTCATGATATTGATAAACTGATTGAAGAGGCAAGAGTTGTAAAGGCTTAA
- a CDS encoding DUF5618 family protein, whose translation MQKSKIKSEAIRYFENAKELLSKSPIEDDTYTDIKYVQEACGTAYLAVLKAIDEYLIKNGINTRDLPQSVEGYRDMLKKYLSIYNGKLTREFDKLYKMLHIAGYYRGLLEDVNVLKDAFKAAKTFIEKIK comes from the coding sequence ATGCAGAAGTCTAAAATTAAATCAGAGGCAATTAGATATTTTGAGAATGCAAAAGAATTGCTTAGCAAGTCCCCGATTGAGGACGACACATACACAGATATTAAATATGTCCAGGAGGCGTGCGGAACGGCCTATCTTGCAGTTTTAAAGGCAATAGATGAATATTTGATAAAGAATGGCATTAACACAAGAGATTTACCCCAGTCTGTAGAAGGCTACAGGGATATGCTCAAAAAATATCTCTCGATTTACAATGGTAAACTCACAAGAGAATTTGACAAACTGTATAAAATGCTGCACATAGCTGGATATTATCGGGGATTACTGGAAGATGTAAATGTGCTGAAAGATGCCTTTAAGGCAGCAAAGACATTTATTGAAAAGATAAAGTAA
- the murI gene encoding glutamate racemase yields MNNEPIGIFDSGVGGLTVLKELRRILPYEDIIYLGDTARVPYGIRSPETVTRYSFECTEFLLSKKIKLLVVACNTVSAISLKEIQKKVSIPVVGVIEPGARAAVDSTKNGKIGIIGTEATIKSSAYFKAIKAISEDLEVFGLACPLFVPLVEEGWTNGIIVRLIVEEYLKSMLEIAVDTLVLGCTHYPLLKGVIQDVMKDVSLVDSAIETAKVVRKVLEEQGVNSNEQGVRGQGRLKFYVTDSTDKFVSIGERFLQSKIEDIEKINLGR; encoded by the coding sequence ATGAACAATGAGCCAATTGGTATTTTTGATTCAGGAGTAGGGGGACTTACTGTTTTAAAAGAGTTAAGAAGGATATTGCCCTATGAAGATATTATTTACCTTGGCGATACCGCAAGGGTTCCATATGGTATTAGGTCACCTGAAACTGTGACTCGATATTCTTTTGAATGTACAGAATTTCTCTTGAGTAAGAAAATAAAGCTTTTGGTTGTTGCCTGTAATACTGTATCTGCCATAAGTCTTAAAGAAATACAGAAAAAGGTATCAATACCTGTAGTAGGTGTTATAGAGCCGGGGGCAAGGGCTGCAGTAGATTCTACAAAGAATGGAAAGATAGGTATAATAGGGACAGAGGCAACTATAAAAAGTAGTGCCTACTTTAAGGCTATTAAAGCAATCAGTGAAGATTTAGAGGTCTTTGGATTGGCATGTCCACTCTTTGTTCCTCTTGTAGAAGAGGGCTGGACAAATGGCATTATAGTTCGGCTCATTGTTGAGGAATATCTTAAAAGCATGTTGGAAATCGCAGTGGATACCCTTGTGCTTGGTTGTACTCATTATCCACTTTTAAAAGGGGTAATTCAAGATGTAATGAAAGATGTTTCTCTTGTAGATTCTGCCATAGAGACGGCAAAGGTAGTAAGGAAGGTCTTGGAAGAGCAAGGAGTAAATAGCAACGAGCAAGGAGTTAGGGGGCAAGGCAGGTTAAAATTTTATGTGACTGACTCTACAGATAAGTTTGTCAGTATCGGAGAGAGATTTTTGCAAAGCAAGATTGAGGATATAGAAAAGATAAATCTTGGGCGATAG